One region of Budorcas taxicolor isolate Tak-1 chromosome 3, Takin1.1, whole genome shotgun sequence genomic DNA includes:
- the PTGER3 gene encoding prostaglandin E2 receptor EP3 subtype isoform X3: MKATRDHASAPFCTRFNHSDPGIWAAERAVEAPNNLTLPQEPSEDCGSVSVAFSMTMMITGFVGNALAITLVSKSYRRREGKRKRSFLLCIGWLALTDMVGQLLTSPVVIVLYLSHQRWEQLDPSGRLCTFFGLTMTVFGLSSLFIASAMAVERALATRAPHWYSSHMKTSVTRAVLLGVWLAVLAFALLPVLGVGQYTVQWPGTWCFISTGPGGNGTNSRQNWGNVFFASAFAILGLSALVVTFACNLATIKALVSRCRAKATASQSSAQWGRITTETAIQLMGIMCVLSVCWSPLLFLLLFVS, from the coding sequence ATGAAGGCGACCCGGGACCACGCGAGCGCCCCTTTCTGTACGCGCTTCAACCACTCCGACCCGGGCATCTGGGCGGCCGAGCGCGCCGTTGAGGCGCCGAACAACCTCACGCTGCCCCAGGAACCCAGCGAGGACTGCGGCTCGGTGTCCGTAGCCTTTTCGATGACCATGATGATCACCGGGTTCGTGGGCAACGCGCTGGCCATAACGCTCGTGTCGAAGAGCTACAGGCGCCGGGAGGGCAAGCGCAAGAGGTCGTTCCTGCTGTGCATCGGCTGGCTGGCGCTCACCGACATGGTCGGGCAGCTGCTCACCAGCCCGGTTGTCATCGTCCTCTACCTGTCCCACCAGCGCTGGGAGCAGCTCGACCCGTCGGGGAGGTTGTGCACCTTCTTCGGCCTGACCATGACCGTCTTTGGGCTCTCCTCGCTCTTCATTGCCAGCGCCATGGCCGTCGAGCGGGCTCTGGCCACCCGGGCGCCGCACTGGTACTCAAGCCACATGAAGACCAGCGTCACCCGCGCCGTGCTGCTAGGCGTATGGCTGGCCGTGCTCGCCTTCGCCCTGTTGCCGGTGCTGGGCGTAGGTCAGTATACTGTCCAGTGGCCCGGGACTTGGTGCTTCATTAGCACTGGGCCTGGGGGCAACGGGACTAACTCCCGGCAAAATTGGGGCAACGTTTTCTTCGCTTCTGCTTTTGCCATCCTGGGGCTCTCGGCGCTGGTGGTCACCTTCGCCTGCAACCTGGCCACCATTAAGGCCCTGGTGTCCCGCTGCAGGGCCAAGGCCACGGCGTCGCAGTCCAGCGCCCAATGGGGCCGAATCACGACAGAGACGGCCATCCAGCTCATGGGGATCATGTGCGTGCTGTCGGTCTGCTGGTCGCCGTTGCTG